CTTTAATGACTGCAGAGCAATTGTCCAGGGGAAAAGATATCAATTCATTACAAGAGTGTTTGGGGGCAACACATAGTTCTTTTGGAACATTTGACAAAAGTGACTCTAGTTATGAGAAATCACAAGTTGGGGCTACAAGTGGAAGTACTCCTGAGAATAAGATTTCAGAATACAACGGGGACATTGCGGACAGATCTTATCCAGGTTTCTTTGGCAAAATAAATCCTTTAGAAGCTCAAGTTCCTCCTTGTGATGTCTTTTCCAGAAGGAAAATGTCTGAATTTTACAGAAGCAAGAAGGTAACACCTCCCTATTACATGAATTATCAGATTGAAAGGTTGGAATGCTTACCCGAATCGGGGAACAAGCATGTCGGAGGACTATCTCGGGATGTGGTTAACACCAATGGTGATAATCCTGCTCCTAAAACTGTGGGTCCAGAAAGTTCCAACGGTTCAGCTCATCTAGATTATCCAACTGGAGAGCCCCAGAATACACTTGGTGACAACTGGAAGTTAGTTAATGGGAGCACATCTCATTCTTCGAGGAAAACTGTGCATGGaattagtgaaggaaaaaggcAATACATGTCTAATGCCAATGTCTCTTCCATTGCGAACAATGACTTGGATAATGGAACAACCAACTCTCAAAGGGTTAAAGATGGTGTGGTTAAGCCTGGGTCAGCATCAGATTATGAAGACTTAGGATCCATCGAGGGAGATATGTGTGCGTCTTCGACAGGAGTTGTAAGACTGCAATCAAGAAAGAAAGCAGAGATGTTTCTTGTTCGAACAGATGGGTTTTCTTGTACCAGGGAAAAAGTGACTGAATCTTCTTTGGCCTTCTCTCATCCTAGCACCCAACAACAGATGCTTATGTGGAAATCAATGCCAAAGACAGTCTTATTGTTGAAAAAGCTGGGGGAAGAACTAATGGAAGAAGCAAAAGACGTATTTTACTtccttgattttcttttttactcCATAAATCATTATAAAATTGGCATCTCTGAAAAAGTTATTTGCTAAACAGTTTGTGGTTGTATTTCTTCTAGTACTTTAATGTTTTTTCTAATATGGAACCTGGATGGCCAAATAAATATTGTTATGGCAAGATGTCTTACATTTAGATAGAAAATGCTGAAACTATAGTGCAGAAAAGTTGATATATGGACGGTTGGATCTAGATTATCAGTACTGAGAATGGAACAGTGACATCTGAATGTCCTTATTTAATAAAGGAGTTGAATTTAGGGATCAAAacttttttgggttttgaatgaTATACTAAGAGAACTTTGGACAATTTTTTGTTCTTAAGGAAATCATGACTGTCATTGTTGTGAAGTGTATAACTAATTTACAACTTCTATATCTATTCTGCAGGTTGCTTCTTTCTTGTATCACCAAGAGAAAATGAATGTTCTTGTCGAACCAGATGTACATGATATATTTGCTAGAATTCCAGGCTTTGGCTTTGTTCAGACATTTTATAATCAGGACACCAGGTATCTTGACTTTCTATATCTATATGAATTGACTTGAATTTTTTTCCCCTTCATTTGCATAAACCTGTGCTTTCATTTAACGATATCTTAATATTTCAATGCCTTTGATCCAGTGATCTACATGATCAAGTAGATTTTGTGGCTTGCTTGGGTGGAGATGGTGTCATACTGCATGCTTCAAATCTGTTCGGAGGAGCTGTTCCCCCGATTGTGTCCTTTAACCTTGGCTCCCTTGGCTTTCTGACTTCTCATAGTGTAAGCTAACCAACTccattattttattgtaaaaggATATGAATAGCTTCTTTCTTATTGTTTGATTTCATTCTGTTATCTGTATGTAGTTCGAGGACTATAAGCGCGACCTTCGACAAGTCATCCATGGAAATAATATGCGGGACGGTGTATACATTACTCTTAGAATGCGTCTGAGATGTGAAATTTTTCGTAAGGGTAAAGCAATGCCAGGGAAGGTATTTGATATTCTCAACGAAGTTGTTGTCGACCGGGGTTCAAATCCATATCTTTCAAAGATCGAATGTTATGAACATAATCGTCTTATAACCAAAGTAAGTTTATTATGTCTTGGTATTTGTTCTCTAACTGAGTTACTGTCAACAGATATATGCATTCATTGTATTATTCCATAttgagaaaaatgaatttttaacattttcatGAGGCAGTGAAATATATTGAGACAAGTGTCGTGTCTTTCAGGTACAAGGTGATGGAGTCATTGTAGCCACTCCAACGGGAAGCACAGCCTATTCTACAGCTGCTGGAGGTTCCATGGTAAGCTTGAGCTAGTGTTTGACTCATTATTgagttatttaaattattaccaGTCCTATATCTCTCAGGGTTAAGATTTTTAGATAGTTTATAAGTGACATCACTTACTTCTTGAGCTAGTTGTTGGAGTTTAGTTATGTTCATTTAATCTCAAATCTAATATGGTTTCAAGACCCCAGACGATCATTCCTTCATGTTCTAGTTTCATGTtagaattataaaattttgagcTGTACATTGTCAGCATGACATTATAATTCATTGCTTTTTGCACTGTGAATTTAACTGATCTGACGTGAATCATGTGATAAGAAAACTGCAGGTCCATCCAAACGTTCCTTGCATGCTGTTTACCCCGATCTGTCCACACTCGCTCTCATTTAGACCGGTTGTACTTCCAGATTCTGCTCGACTTGAACTAAAGGTCAGCATATTtttggaaaatatttttattaaaaagtgaAAACAGATTTCGCTTCTGCATTTTTTGAAACCTGAGTATTGTTCATCTAAAAGAACggataaattagttttttttagaaaaaaataaaaataaaaaaggtgtTTCTTATAAAAGTTGTATCCAAATATACACACAATATTATGGAGGTACTTTTTCTTAAAAGAAGTAGATCGGTTTTTGCTAGAACAGCTTATTTACTAACGATTCTagggaaaatatttttttttttctaaataataataatatctatgaAAGTCAATCCTAACGCAAGGATACCGAAAAATGGGGAAGGGGGTCGAAAGACACCAAATGCAACACTAAAATTCAGCCACCACGTCTTTATCTATAATTATATGTATTgtcttataaattattttttattttaagaaatgCTAGGCAATCAGAATTTATTGGTTTTAGTCATGACTTAGTTATCAATTCAATTTCTTTAGTGTAGTAATTCAATAATATACTTTATAATTAACCGatagcaaaaaataat
This portion of the Arachis duranensis cultivar V14167 chromosome 6, aradu.V14167.gnm2.J7QH, whole genome shotgun sequence genome encodes:
- the LOC107494876 gene encoding NAD kinase 2, chloroplastic (The sequence of the model RefSeq protein was modified relative to this genomic sequence to represent the inferred CDS: added 39 bases not found in genome assembly), which encodes MNPRLAAGAFWPSYLCFFKPSPPPLANAGIFRFDFVFQRKNKSGRLRRPFNFFVSAQLSNSFSFNFGLDSSNPSSFQFNDQTTSSWMGPVPGDIAEVEAYCRIFRNSERLHSALMDALCNPFTGECSVSYEVPPDEKPHLEDKIVSVLGCMVSLVNKGREDVISGRSSIMNSFRGGDVSAMDEPPLAVFRSEMKRCCESLHVALENYLIPGDDRILNVWRKLQRLKNVCYDPGFPREEGYPCHTLFANWTPVYLSTSKGNTESKDSDAAFWAGGHVTEEGLKWLLDRGYKTIIDLRAETVKDNLYELAVNEAISSGRVDLVNIPVEVRTAPTMEQVVRFASYVSDCRKRPIYLHSKEGVWRTSAMVSRWKQYMTRSASQIVSNQSVASNDMLPFYSNGSEKLQDSLMTAEQLSRGKDINSLQECLGATHSSFGTFDKSDSSYEKSQVGATSGSTPENKISEYNGDIADRSYPGFFGKINPLEAQVPPCDVFSRRKMSEFYRSKKVTPPYYMNYQIERLECLPESGNKHVGGLSRDVVNTNGDNPAPKTVGPESSNGSAHLDYPTGEPQNTLGDNWKLVNGSTSHSSRKTVHGISEGKRQYMSNANVSSIANNDLDNGTTNSQRVKDGVVKPGSASDYEDLGSIEGDMCASSTGVVRLQSRKKAEMFLVRTDGFSCTREKVTESSLAFSHPSTQQQMLMWKSMPKTVLLLKKLGEELMEEAKDVASFLYHQEKMNVLVEPDVHDIFARIPGFGFVQTFYNQDTSDLHDQVDFVACLGGDGVILHASNLFGGAVPPIVSFNLGSLGFLTSHSFEDYKRDLRQVIHGNNMRDGVYITLRMRLRCEIFRKGKAMPGKVFDILNEVVVDRGSNPYLSKIECYEHNRLITKVQGDGVIVATPTGSTAYSTAAGGSMVHPNVPCMLFTPICPHSLSFRPVVLPDSARLELKIPEDARSNAWVSFDGKRRQQLSRGDSVRIAMSEHPLPTVNKFDQTGDWFSSLIRCLNWNERLDQKAL